From a region of the Microcoleus sp. FACHB-831 genome:
- a CDS encoding ABC transporter substrate-binding protein, translating to MNPQGKWVCDGVPKNNDQQYASNQPHTPQENHGPDCLVCGLPKEAMIIGAKTQQVQKISPSQRTVISKPSTPLPIAILLGILIALAAGFGLYTFLQRGDKPALSSREVTESPSVKPGETAADPQAIVSATAANAELISQGEKILLPGAANAAKQQGAAAFAQKNWDEAIARYQQAVTADPNDPETRIYLNNAKAKKAGNPLTMATVVPVTPSPDSAKEILRGVGQAQDKFNQSSPARLLEVVIVNDVDPLKAASLSQDLINSANVLAVLGHGVDNGSRQAIAMYEQNGLTALSPISTSITPGEGGQSRLQTISLAKKANELLGNYLQTVGTTLAKYAKQKSSQPAVVVFHNSDSPYSQQLKQQFTTALSGVNGKVVKEVDVADGSFNAATELSNASKAGAKIAVFALSKNKVDRAVAIAQANAKSGTPLQLLGGDELYNPTILTQGGDAINGIVLAVPWSSQPNDPFAQQSASIWRGRVSWRTATAYDATQALASALTQNPSRPGVSQLLNQGIPISGTTADFNVLNEVPLVKAVKGQNGPPGSKYEFNPI from the coding sequence TTGAATCCTCAAGGCAAATGGGTTTGCGATGGTGTTCCCAAAAATAACGACCAACAGTATGCTAGCAATCAACCCCATACACCGCAGGAAAATCACGGGCCAGATTGCCTTGTGTGTGGTTTGCCTAAAGAGGCAATGATTATTGGCGCAAAAACGCAGCAAGTTCAGAAAATATCGCCAAGTCAGCGAACTGTAATATCAAAGCCTTCTACGCCACTACCAATAGCGATTTTATTGGGGATACTAATTGCCCTCGCTGCGGGGTTTGGTTTATATACTTTTCTACAGCGTGGCGATAAGCCTGCGTTAAGTAGCAGGGAAGTGACTGAATCTCCTAGCGTCAAGCCAGGGGAAACCGCAGCAGATCCGCAAGCTATAGTGAGTGCAACTGCGGCTAATGCGGAATTGATTTCTCAGGGAGAGAAGATTTTGCTACCTGGCGCGGCGAATGCAGCAAAGCAACAAGGCGCGGCGGCTTTTGCACAGAAGAACTGGGATGAAGCGATCGCGCGATACCAGCAAGCCGTCACCGCCGACCCCAACGACCCGGAAACTAGAATTTACCTGAACAACGCCAAAGCCAAAAAAGCAGGAAATCCGCTAACAATGGCAACAGTTGTTCCCGTCACGCCTAGTCCAGATTCGGCTAAGGAAATTTTGCGGGGAGTCGGACAAGCTCAAGATAAGTTTAACCAATCATCTCCAGCGCGGCTGTTGGAAGTCGTCATAGTTAACGATGTTGACCCACTAAAAGCGGCTTCGCTGTCGCAAGATTTGATTAACTCGGCCAACGTGTTGGCAGTGCTGGGACATGGCGTAGACAATGGATCTCGCCAAGCGATCGCCATGTACGAACAAAACGGACTAACGGCGCTTTCCCCCATCAGCACCAGCATTACCCCAGGCGAAGGCGGTCAGTCTAGGCTACAAACGATCTCGCTGGCTAAAAAAGCCAACGAGTTATTAGGAAACTATCTGCAAACAGTCGGGACTACATTGGCAAAATACGCCAAACAAAAATCGTCACAGCCTGCTGTTGTAGTTTTCCACAACTCAGATAGTCCTTACAGCCAGCAGCTAAAGCAGCAGTTTACTACAGCGTTGTCTGGAGTTAACGGCAAAGTCGTTAAAGAAGTAGACGTAGCCGATGGCAGCTTTAACGCCGCAACTGAACTAAGCAATGCGAGTAAAGCAGGGGCGAAAATTGCAGTTTTTGCGCTGAGTAAAAACAAAGTAGATCGCGCAGTAGCGATCGCGCAAGCCAATGCCAAATCCGGTACACCCCTACAACTGCTAGGCGGCGACGAACTTTATAACCCCACAATTCTCACGCAAGGCGGCGACGCGATTAACGGCATCGTGCTAGCTGTACCTTGGAGTTCCCAGCCAAACGACCCATTTGCTCAACAATCCGCTAGCATCTGGAGAGGAAGAGTTAGCTGGCGGACGGCAACCGCTTATGATGCAACTCAAGCGTTAGCGTCTGCCTTGACCCAAAACCCCAGCCGTCCGGGAGTTTCCCAGCTACTGAACCAGGGAATTCCCATCAGCGGCACGACGGCTGATTTTAACGTTCTCAACGAAGTTCCCTTGGTTAAAGCCGTCAAAGGTCAAAACGGCCCGCCTGGGTCTAAGTATGAATTTAACCCAATTTAG
- a CDS encoding VWA domain-containing protein, with protein sequence MSISRRSLWVYPLFQIPLMCMAGCLVAAALFWLLGLGRPPVAVAIAIDLSSSTYGASFNYPGSVMYQEVEAVKAYLKQNSQQLQIGNQNQIQVFGFGGLVVPLTNGFKTDSERVETELTQVLQSPDLPQRVASSTTNINLAIQKTTEALSRTQNYCRELLLVTDGEASVSPPIIAEAKKKRVRINVAIVGAEAPQLKAAATTTKGIYVSGDVNNLEAFFTNQFFTRFNSNIKWIIFWLSGAWIALMWLLTLPLDRWVFQGFFKLEMPLAGQLSLGNAFFWSALTPILVWQFLRAINLPFFSAC encoded by the coding sequence GTGAGTATTTCTCGTCGCAGTCTGTGGGTCTATCCGCTGTTTCAGATTCCGTTGATGTGCATGGCAGGTTGTTTAGTTGCAGCAGCTTTGTTTTGGCTGTTGGGATTGGGTAGACCGCCAGTAGCAGTAGCGATCGCGATCGATCTCAGTTCCAGCACCTATGGAGCGAGTTTTAACTATCCCGGCAGCGTCATGTATCAAGAAGTCGAAGCCGTGAAAGCATATCTGAAACAAAACTCCCAACAGTTGCAAATTGGCAACCAAAACCAGATTCAAGTTTTTGGGTTTGGGGGTCTAGTGGTACCCCTTACGAATGGTTTTAAAACTGACAGCGAACGGGTAGAAACTGAATTAACCCAAGTATTACAAAGTCCTGACCTTCCCCAGAGAGTAGCCTCAAGCACAACAAACATTAATCTAGCAATTCAAAAAACTACAGAAGCTCTCAGCCGCACTCAAAACTACTGCCGCGAGTTACTGCTAGTTACCGATGGCGAAGCATCAGTATCGCCGCCCATTATCGCCGAGGCAAAGAAGAAGAGAGTTAGGATCAATGTAGCGATCGTGGGAGCAGAAGCGCCGCAACTGAAAGCCGCTGCCACAACAACTAAAGGTATTTATGTATCTGGTGATGTGAATAATCTAGAAGCGTTCTTTACCAACCAATTTTTTACCCGTTTTAACAGTAATATTAAATGGATTATTTTCTGGCTGAGCGGCGCTTGGATTGCTTTAATGTGGTTGCTAACGCTGCCACTAGATCGGTGGGTATTTCAAGGGTTTTTTAAGCTGGAAATGCCTCTCGCCGGACAACTTTCCCTTGGAAATGCCTTTTTTTGGAGCGCTTTAACACCGATTTTAGTTTGGCAATTTTTACGTGCCATAAATTTACCCTTTTTCTCAGCGTGTTGA
- a CDS encoding tubulin-like doman-containing protein, with translation MAAVEEKTMVPTVLVGIGGTGHEVLARVRRLVEETYGSLKNFPIISFLVIDTDRDYKVSNPEAAGSPLKDNERHWASVTGKESRNMVSNMSNFPWIDSWFPRELERNLGALEAGAGQIRACGRFAFFCNYHAIQQKFSEACKRIKGRENFMLDRYGIKVSSTGLNVFVAGSLSGGTGSGMLIDIGYCIRHWLRGEASPLVTAIVPMPNAFAGINVGDRVLANGYAALMELSYYSDYRTEYLSQFSGQGVDEVRTSQAPFDFTYLVGTKNGDSEFKLDQLRELIAQNIFLDLTSDFSPHKRSIRDNIKSAWASQDPGGRGYPKNFMSFGLATVEIPLAQIRTSLSNRIATDLVSWWLNESVQLPPNVFELVQTDILKRMRLTEGEILADLSSAGDKSYVAEIANWINSIRNEVATDNKLQCTQQSLNMLGAEKGKILEFVDVYLKPKVDEYRANHMRELSPDERSHGDFLQKMYDNRNRIIQQGRKSLEAEFYNIMRDRNRGPKFADAFITAVRQLFTNAAEKFRRESEKIWQPKESSRQQEYEKSLQDITHFKASFGISKQAKMEEYCDRALQGLEGSLVATIQRKARGLALEAITRMEEHLEILERRLARLNQKLRQLRDEFKQQADRQAASADALVINGIKLYDRQELNRLYQDLIEQLAGASEGSKSRYELGLDQICSTMSEDVLRDASPLWKETRAAGEVMQLFDLTQLAEVQDEDFKEIIADKAKGVVEKAPESSYFKRELAASDRIFKVFQNDQDAIRNNIRIAHQKSQPLILLSREVLTGQDAGFTPANNTKVALLGGRNTSDPAAQKLIPLIQEFVGSDDAITPLGQQERHRIVFVQEKGGFSLRCIDGMPDLRQSYQDWKGQIIAAKRARLRGESRDLPIPVHIQKEPPFWDLFPENPAIFNLVVQARALGVLRLEENRSLKETLVRYTRATAIDSENVDIASSWEEAVQVLEIPTCRSDREEIQRQVTAKFNEAETEQQKRALYNQLIAYLRQRETALEKEGGKDSLSYKREYRIILDVINTRKLNVGESKDANVAAPTVEIIDRTAQPPQNNGGGVAAPPRTHVFCTSCGTKNPANSKFCSSCGTKLIQIT, from the coding sequence ATGGCAGCAGTAGAAGAAAAAACTATGGTTCCCACTGTATTGGTGGGTATCGGTGGAACTGGACATGAAGTGTTAGCACGGGTGCGCCGTTTAGTGGAAGAAACCTATGGCAGCCTCAAAAATTTTCCTATTATAAGTTTCTTAGTTATTGATACAGACCGCGATTACAAAGTTAGCAATCCAGAGGCTGCGGGTTCTCCTTTAAAAGATAACGAGAGACACTGGGCAAGTGTTACGGGGAAGGAATCTAGAAACATGGTTTCTAACATGAGCAATTTCCCCTGGATTGATAGCTGGTTTCCCAGAGAATTAGAACGAAATTTGGGCGCTTTGGAGGCTGGCGCTGGTCAAATTCGTGCCTGCGGTCGATTTGCTTTCTTTTGCAATTATCACGCAATTCAGCAGAAGTTTAGCGAAGCCTGCAAGCGGATTAAAGGACGCGAAAATTTCATGCTGGATCGCTATGGAATAAAGGTAAGCAGCACTGGTTTAAACGTATTTGTCGCTGGTTCTCTTTCGGGCGGTACGGGTAGCGGGATGCTGATAGATATAGGTTATTGCATCCGCCACTGGTTGCGGGGTGAAGCTAGCCCGTTGGTGACAGCAATAGTGCCGATGCCTAATGCTTTTGCGGGGATTAATGTGGGCGATCGCGTCCTCGCTAATGGCTACGCTGCACTCATGGAATTGAGCTATTATTCCGACTATCGCACTGAGTATTTATCTCAATTTAGCGGTCAAGGTGTCGATGAAGTTCGTACCTCGCAAGCACCTTTTGATTTTACTTATTTGGTAGGTACTAAGAATGGTGACAGCGAGTTTAAACTCGACCAACTGCGAGAATTAATTGCACAAAATATATTTTTAGATCTTACTTCTGATTTCTCTCCGCACAAGCGATCTATTCGAGATAATATTAAATCGGCGTGGGCTTCGCAAGACCCAGGCGGACGCGGTTATCCTAAGAATTTTATGAGCTTTGGACTCGCTACGGTTGAGATTCCTCTTGCTCAAATTCGCACGTCTTTATCTAATCGAATTGCTACAGATTTAGTTAGTTGGTGGCTGAATGAATCCGTGCAATTACCCCCTAATGTTTTTGAACTGGTGCAAACAGATATTCTTAAACGGATGCGCCTAACTGAAGGGGAAATTTTAGCAGATTTATCTTCAGCAGGTGATAAGTCTTATGTGGCTGAAATAGCTAACTGGATTAACAGCATCCGCAATGAAGTAGCAACGGACAATAAATTGCAATGCACTCAGCAAAGCTTGAATATGTTGGGTGCGGAGAAAGGCAAAATTTTAGAATTTGTGGATGTCTACCTGAAGCCAAAGGTGGACGAGTATCGCGCCAACCACATGCGGGAGTTAAGTCCTGATGAGCGATCGCACGGTGATTTCCTGCAAAAGATGTATGACAACCGCAATAGGATTATCCAACAAGGGAGGAAATCGCTAGAGGCGGAGTTTTACAATATCATGCGCGATCGCAATCGAGGGCCAAAATTTGCCGATGCTTTCATTACGGCGGTGCGCCAGTTATTTACTAATGCTGCTGAAAAGTTTCGCCGCGAATCGGAGAAAATTTGGCAACCAAAAGAAAGCTCCCGCCAGCAAGAATACGAAAAGTCGCTGCAAGACATTACTCATTTTAAAGCTTCATTTGGCATATCCAAACAAGCCAAAATGGAAGAATATTGCGATCGCGCTTTGCAAGGTTTAGAAGGTAGCCTGGTTGCTACAATTCAGCGCAAAGCGAGAGGCTTGGCGCTGGAAGCGATAACCAGAATGGAAGAACATCTAGAAATTTTGGAGCGCCGTTTAGCGCGGTTGAACCAAAAATTGCGCCAACTCCGCGATGAATTTAAACAACAAGCAGATCGCCAAGCTGCTAGCGCTGACGCATTGGTAATTAATGGAATTAAGCTCTACGACAGACAAGAACTTAATCGGTTATATCAAGATTTGATCGAGCAGCTAGCGGGTGCGTCAGAAGGTAGCAAAAGCCGTTACGAGTTGGGTTTGGATCAAATTTGCAGCACCATGTCGGAAGATGTTTTAAGAGATGCTAGTCCTCTGTGGAAAGAGACTCGCGCCGCTGGTGAAGTGATGCAGTTATTTGATTTAACTCAGCTAGCGGAAGTGCAGGATGAAGACTTCAAAGAAATTATTGCTGACAAAGCAAAAGGCGTGGTGGAAAAAGCGCCAGAAAGCAGCTATTTTAAGCGAGAATTGGCAGCAAGCGATCGCATCTTTAAAGTCTTCCAAAACGACCAAGATGCCATCCGCAACAATATCCGCATCGCCCACCAAAAATCGCAGCCGCTAATTTTATTGTCCCGCGAAGTTCTCACAGGACAAGATGCAGGGTTTACACCAGCAAATAATACGAAAGTTGCCCTCTTGGGTGGACGAAATACCAGCGATCCTGCCGCGCAGAAACTAATACCTTTGATCCAAGAATTTGTGGGAAGCGACGACGCTATTACTCCCCTTGGACAACAAGAACGCCACCGTATTGTATTTGTTCAAGAGAAAGGCGGATTTTCCCTTCGCTGTATTGATGGAATGCCAGATTTACGGCAATCTTACCAAGATTGGAAGGGACAAATAATCGCTGCGAAACGAGCGCGATTGAGAGGAGAAAGCCGCGATCTTCCTATCCCCGTCCACATTCAAAAAGAGCCGCCGTTTTGGGATTTGTTTCCAGAGAATCCAGCTATTTTTAACTTAGTGGTGCAAGCAAGAGCCTTGGGCGTACTGCGTCTGGAAGAAAATCGCAGTCTTAAAGAAACCTTGGTGCGGTATACTCGCGCAACTGCAATTGACTCTGAAAATGTAGATATTGCTTCTAGTTGGGAAGAAGCGGTTCAAGTGCTAGAAATTCCTACTTGTCGATCGGATCGAGAAGAAATTCAACGTCAGGTGACGGCAAAGTTTAATGAAGCCGAAACGGAACAACAAAAACGGGCTTTATACAATCAGTTGATCGCATATCTCAGACAGCGGGAAACAGCGCTGGAAAAAGAAGGAGGTAAGGATAGTTTAAGTTACAAACGCGAGTACAGAATTATTTTGGATGTCATCAATACGCGCAAGTTAAATGTGGGTGAAAGTAAGGATGCTAATGTAGCAGCACCAACAGTAGAAATTATCGATCGTACTGCACAACCTCCACAAAATAATGGTGGTGGTGTTGCTGCGCCTCCTCGCACTCATGTTTTTTGTACCAGTTGCGGTACTAAAAATCCAGCTAATTCTAAGTTCTGTTCTAGCTGCGGCACGAAACTTATTCAAATAACCTAA
- a CDS encoding Uma2 family endonuclease translates to MTVTKNYFYVSVEDYLEGERVSPIKHEYRRGQVYAMGGAKKPHVIIASNLVRRLGNHLNDSNCVVLSSDIKVRIEAADCFYYPDVTVTCDERERTSTEDFILYPSLVIEVLSNSTAAFDRGEKFADYQTLETLREYVLVSQSEMKVECFRLNEEGKWVSETYVSGDEVYLASVDFRCPISSIYQKVPGII, encoded by the coding sequence ATGACTGTTACTAAAAATTATTTCTACGTGTCAGTAGAAGATTATCTAGAAGGTGAGCGAGTAAGCCCCATAAAACACGAGTACCGACGAGGACAAGTCTATGCAATGGGCGGGGCAAAAAAGCCCCATGTAATTATCGCTAGCAACTTAGTAAGGCGGTTGGGGAATCATCTCAATGATAGCAACTGCGTTGTTCTATCGTCAGATATAAAAGTCAGAATTGAAGCTGCTGATTGCTTTTACTATCCCGATGTAACGGTAACTTGTGATGAACGGGAGAGAACTTCTACTGAAGATTTTATACTCTACCCATCTTTAGTAATTGAAGTTTTATCTAACTCGACAGCAGCTTTCGACAGAGGTGAGAAGTTTGCTGACTACCAAACATTAGAGACCCTACGAGAATATGTGTTAGTAAGTCAATCGGAGATGAAAGTTGAGTGTTTTCGTCTCAATGAAGAGGGCAAATGGGTGTCTGAAACTTACGTTTCTGGGGATGAAGTATATTTAGCTAGCGTGGATTTTAGGTGTCCAATTAGCTCAATATATCAAAAAGTTCCTGGGATTATATGA
- a CDS encoding ATP-binding protein translates to MAKILIVEDESVVAWHIQESLENLQHTVVGVANSGAEAIELAAETKPELVLMDVQLEGDMDGVGAAEKIYNSLSIPIVYLTAHADERTLQRATTTDPFGYLVKPFQEKELHTTILVALRRHQREQNLKATKQWLATTLTSIGDGTIATDVNGSITFINPVAEALTGWQRQEAIGEDVNKVFTLVSEETRQAIENPGMRAMRLNAAVSLPERCLLRAKNGIERPVGDTAAPIKNDLGEVIGSIVIFKDITPQTQEKAKLEQRNNILEDYQLTLLAQLRERTRQLEQALAITQVIKRITDRADESLDRHQILQLTIEELGRALEADWCWVAMYDEEYAIATITCEYISSDIEHLKASDTKINLQCYPYFYLHLFQKQCWLSPPREILPEAYQSFLTSTSQLLVCPICNDDQVIGEVAIVTSGKLPWSQSQAELVSQALEQTSAAMRQTCLQQAAQAHMGELELLNNLKYDFISSVSHELRTPLANMKMAIEMLSIIIRSIKIADKSQEELQNKNLLWSRLDQYLHILQEECQQELTLVNDLLNFQSDEASTENLSLSLINFQEWLPWILNRFAVQTAQQRLTMTYEILPQLPIVAPHLPSIERIITELLNNACKFTPPNQHISVSVEIEADQLIFKVSNTGIEIPFEEQERIFDAFYRIPYPNPWNYSGTGLGLALVKKLARRLDGDVRVESRNGKTTFIVSLPLVI, encoded by the coding sequence ATGGCAAAAATATTAATTGTTGAAGATGAAAGTGTTGTTGCTTGGCATATACAAGAATCTCTAGAAAATTTACAACACACAGTTGTAGGAGTAGCGAATTCTGGAGCTGAAGCCATCGAACTAGCAGCGGAAACAAAACCGGAGCTAGTGTTGATGGATGTTCAGTTAGAAGGAGATATGGATGGTGTGGGGGCGGCTGAAAAAATATACAACAGCTTAAGCATTCCCATAGTTTATTTAACAGCCCATGCTGACGAACGTACATTGCAGCGAGCTACTACAACAGATCCGTTTGGTTATTTAGTTAAACCCTTTCAAGAGAAAGAATTACATACAACCATACTGGTTGCCCTGCGGCGACATCAGCGAGAGCAGAATTTAAAAGCAACTAAACAGTGGCTTGCTACCACGCTAACGAGTATTGGCGACGGCACCATTGCTACTGATGTAAATGGAAGTATTACTTTTATAAATCCAGTGGCGGAAGCCCTCACAGGTTGGCAACGGCAAGAAGCTATAGGTGAGGATGTCAACAAAGTTTTTACGCTAGTAAGTGAAGAAACCCGCCAAGCAATCGAAAATCCTGGGATGCGAGCAATGCGATTGAATGCTGCTGTGAGTTTGCCAGAGCGTTGCCTGCTTCGTGCCAAAAACGGTATAGAAAGACCAGTTGGGGACACGGCTGCGCCAATAAAGAACGATCTCGGCGAAGTGATTGGCAGTATTGTAATTTTCAAAGATATCACCCCGCAAACTCAGGAAAAAGCAAAATTAGAGCAACGGAACAATATTCTGGAGGATTACCAGTTAACTTTGCTCGCTCAACTCAGGGAACGGACGAGGCAATTAGAACAGGCGCTGGCGATAACTCAGGTAATAAAACGCATTACCGATAGAGCGGATGAGAGCCTGGATAGACACCAGATTTTGCAACTAACCATCGAGGAATTGGGACGCGCTCTAGAAGCTGATTGGTGCTGGGTGGCTATGTATGATGAGGAATACGCGATCGCCACAATTACCTGCGAATACATCAGCAGCGATATAGAGCATCTAAAGGCAAGCGACACCAAAATTAATCTGCAATGTTACCCCTACTTCTATTTGCATCTGTTCCAGAAACAATGCTGGCTGTCGCCACCGCGAGAAATTTTACCAGAAGCCTACCAATCTTTTCTTACTAGCACAAGCCAGCTTTTAGTCTGTCCAATTTGCAACGACGATCAAGTTATTGGCGAGGTGGCAATTGTCACTTCTGGCAAACTACCTTGGTCTCAATCGCAAGCCGAGTTAGTGTCTCAAGCGCTTGAGCAAACGTCCGCAGCCATGCGGCAAACCTGCCTTCAACAAGCGGCTCAAGCGCATATGGGAGAATTGGAATTGCTAAACAATCTTAAGTATGACTTCATCAGTTCAGTGTCCCACGAGCTGCGTACTCCTTTGGCTAATATGAAAATGGCCATAGAAATGCTCTCTATAATCATCCGCAGCATTAAAATTGCTGATAAGTCGCAAGAAGAATTACAGAATAAAAATTTGCTCTGGTCAAGGCTGGATCAGTATCTGCATATTTTGCAAGAAGAATGCCAACAAGAGTTAACTTTGGTTAATGATTTACTTAACTTTCAGAGCGATGAAGCATCAACAGAAAATTTATCTTTAAGCTTGATTAACTTTCAAGAATGGCTGCCTTGGATACTGAACCGTTTTGCAGTACAGACAGCTCAGCAAAGGCTAACCATGACTTATGAGATTTTACCTCAACTACCAATTGTAGCCCCGCATTTACCTAGCATAGAGCGAATTATTACCGAATTACTCAACAATGCATGTAAATTCACACCACCAAACCAACACATTTCGGTGAGTGTTGAAATTGAGGCAGATCAATTAATATTTAAAGTTAGCAATACGGGTATTGAAATTCCATTTGAAGAACAAGAGCGGATCTTTGATGCGTTCTACCGAATACCCTACCCAAATCCCTGGAATTATAGCGGTACGGGTTTGGGGCTGGCTTTAGTTAAGAAATTAGCTAGACGTTTGGATGGGGATGTTCGGGTAGAGAGCAGAAATGGGAAAACAACGTTTATAGTTAGTCTACCTCTGGTTATTTAG